The Primulina eburnea isolate SZY01 unplaced genomic scaffold, ASM2296580v1 ctg739_ERROPOS11973397, whole genome shotgun sequence sequence GAGAGTCCTTTGTGCCTGTGCCCACTTGAGCTCACGCTCTTCCTTTCCAAAATCCTTCTTCCTTGTGAAGGCAATCTACAACGTCATCCCAAAATGAATGGAGTGACTTCAAAATTTTAATCCAATAAATacgagattatggttccattcTGACATACCCTTTGCTCAAAGACAAGATCCCAGGCCCTTCCGCTCAAGACGTATCTGATGATAAATTTGATGAAGTCGAGTGGAATATAGCATACGACATTATATAACCATATAACTCCTGCCCAACCCCATCCTATCCCTTCTATCGCAGAAAAACTCCAATTGGCATATACAGCAATTAGGGTTGCAACCTGCCATGAAAAAGAAGTAAAATTGTTCAGGTTGTCGGCATGCTTCCCAATTAAGAACCAAAGGACCAGTAATTTACTTACAAGCTGAGCAGCGAGAAAAGCCCCTATGAGCAGAAGTCCTGGACGCTCGGCAAAAGACCAACTTCTTGATCTGGTcacaaatatcaaggcttgacTGATGATGCTAACCTGCAAATATATTGCAGACGCCATCTTTCTGAAGTTGGGGTGAAATTTTTTCTCGAGAGATGCAACCCCGAATACACGCTGTAATTCAGAATATGCAGGCAAAAAACAGTAACTCAGAGCATAGTTCTTGACTtagttcaccaatgtaaaagcCACTTTAACAAATGATGAATAGCCACACAAGCCAAAGCATCTCTTTCTAGTGCATAATCTGCGCAATAATACTAGGAGCAAGCATACCCTCTGTatcaatttttgttttgaaactCCCTTTACTAATACTATTTTTTGAACTTCCTAATTTAATAACTGTGAACACAAGCAGCATTATGTCCAACACAAGCACAATAGATAGTCATCCATATTTGATGTAATTAAAACCATACATACAGTGAAGAAGTTTGTATCATATGCTGCCCAGAAGAAAATGACCGTCATCATAGCCAAGTAGCTCCCGAGAATGATCCCTGTCGTAAAAATCTCAGCCAACTTCCAGCTGTCAGGTAAAGGAGATGGTTTCACTCTAtcctttgatattgtcattataGTACCTAGGTCAAAATTGAAGCTTCAGAATTACCAAAACATACTTCCAATAATAGCAATCTTTCCATGTGCAATGCACTAGTGTGTTTCTTCAATACATATGTAAAAGAAGCGAGTTCCCATGATTAATCTATTGAATCTAGCGTAACAATACGAAAACTGGAGTAGCAAGTATACGTGCATGGTTTAACTGGCAAGGATAGTTGAGAAATGAAGGGAAGGGGTTAAGGGGAAAACATTTACCATCATTCAGTATGGCAATTATCAGAACCATGAAAGGTGGGAAGTCAAACTTCCATATGAGGGCAAGCAACATGAAACCAAGCTGTACATCAAAAGTTACATCAGAGAGTATGATTACAACTAGATCAATGTCAAAACCACAGTAATTAATAagtaaacaattttaaaaacttaCAACGATACGGATTGTGATAGAGACAGCATAAATCtgcataataaaaaaaaaacaagcagATTAAGAGATATTTGCTAAACTTGTGCAGCATAAGGCAGCTAGGGAAGGTGTTGTTTGTGAATAAAGAGAGGGGACCTGGTTATAGCTAAATTACTAAATTAGTAGTAGTCTACATGTAAAAGGAACGGCCCCAATCCCCAACCCAGAAAAAAGAGTCGCTGTAGTTTTCTAGCCAAGAAAATTGATTCTAAATACTTACCGTATAATTTTTCATCCTCTGAAAGATTGCTCGACTAGTTAGCACAGCACTAATGATAACACTTAGTCCAGGTTCAGTAAGGACAATATCAGATGCGCTACGAGCAGCATCAGTTGCATCGGCAACAGCTATGCCAATATCAGCTTTCTTGAGAGCAGGGGCATCATTCACCCCATCGCCAGTCATCCCACAAATATGTTTCATGGCTTGCAAACGTTTGACAATTTCGTATTTGTGCTCTGCAAAGGTGAACTTGAATTGGCATAGATATTAAATTAAGTAAAGACAGAATTTATTCTCATAGAAGACAGGTGGTGGAACTATCACCAACAGAAAAAGGAGCATACCGGGGAAAACGCCAGCAAAACCATCAGCCTTTTCGATCAACTCATCAACGGGCAAGGTAGCAATGGACTCATCTTTGTTGTGCCCTAACAAAGTAGATGAAGGATACATGTTGGTTCCCATCCCCAAACGACGCCCTGTTTCCTTCCCTATCGCAAGCTGATCACCTGATGCAAAATCAAATTCGGATCATTTCGTAATACAAAATGGAAGTACACCCGAAGTCCCGAACAAGATAAAAGTAGTTACAAATCCTAAATGCGAGATAGTGCATGACAAGTGGAGATACTACTTCAGTTCAAAACTTTCTAAAAACACTAGGTTAAAACCAATGTCACGACACAAATTGCAAATTTCAGGTCTGAgaacttttattttttatgcttcCTAACTCCAACCAGAGAAAATATGCCAAGAAATGAGAGTCGGTACTCGAAACCCTACAGAAAGAGGTAACCGACATATGAAGTTCAACAATGAGTTAAGAAGTAACAAATAAACATTTCCTCGTAATGAACCCTGAGACACAATCTGCCTTGTCATCAGTTTGGTTATATCTGTCCAagagtagaaaacaaaaaaagtTGCCTTGGGTATAAAAAGACCCTAAACTACTATGACCGTTGATAAGTTATTTCTTTTAGAAATGTTCAAGTGAAGTGGCAGTGGGGAGGAGCTAATTAAGATAAACGATTAATGATGAACAACGAGATAAACTGAGATCCAGTGAGGAATTTAACTAGATCTCTGCTAAAAAGTGATACGTCTAATCAATTAAACACGCCAGATGCATTCGAACTCTTGGTGAATCATTCACCAAAGCGTATATGCATCAAAAGTTTGTGTAAAAGTATATGCTCACCAGTTATCATCTTCACATTTACACCAAGATTCAGCGCCCTTCTGATTGTCTCTGCGCTATCATGCCTGGGAGGATCAAAAAGAGGCAAGAGTCCAATAAATTTCCACGGACCTCCGGGACTCTCCTTCCTTCCTTCAGGAACTTCCTGAAATACAATAAGGCTGTCAAATGCATGACAAGAGGGAGGACTTACACACAGAATGGTAAAAAGTTCAGTAAGTGGGGCCAAAAATTAATCAGAGAAGATGGGCCACCTGATATGCTACTCCCAGAGATCGTAACCCACGCTCAGCGAACTTATCAATCACAGAATGAACTCTACGTTCTATCTCAGATTTGTTATGCGCAAGATGTAAGATCTAAAAGCAAAAAGGTGCAGCTAATCAGAAAAGCATCTAGCAATACATAGCAATCGGTTATCAGATCTTTTGTAATACCTGTTCAGGGGCACCCTTGCTGACTCGATGCCAGTTGCCTTCACTATCAAAATATGTCAAAGCAGTGCGCTTATCAGTTGGATTGAATGGTAAGAAATGAACCTCTTGAATGCCCGCCCTTGCCTTTATTATGTAATAGAAGCAGAGGAAAAAAATTCTCTTAATCATTGTTAATTCATGGAATCAACAATTAGACCAAAATGTAACCTTTGTAAAATCATGCATGTATTACTACTACGCCTCCCATAAAAACCATCTCACGAGGATGCAATTTAATGTCTTCGTACCTCCTTGGGATCTGCCAACATTCCTACAATGGCAGTATCGATGGCATCTTGGTTTTCCATCCGAGAGGCCCTGGCAGCCATTAGAACAATGGTATCTACATCCACTCCTTTAGAGAAGACCTGCAATCATTAATGAGACTAAGGAGTTAAAAACAGGCAGTGAAAGGCCAAGTCCATACACTAGACAGTTTTATGGACCTCAATAAGACTTTTGTCAACTGTAAGTTTGTTCAATGTCAAGGTTCCAGTTTTGTCACTGCAAAGCACATCCATGCCAGCCATTTCTTCGATTGCTGTCATTCTTTTAGTGATTGCCCCCTGATAGAATAAActgattataaatataaaaaacttCAAACTAAACACTTTCAGCTTCAACGAAAGCAGCAAAGGCATTGTACCTGCTGGGACAAACGGTGTGAACCAATTGCCATTGTAACAGACAACACTGTTGGCATTGCAATTGGAATTCCTCCAATAAGGAGTACAAGCAAATTATCAATTCCTGGACGATAAGGGCGGTGTTGGATAGGGTACATCACAATGATTTCAATGATCATCCCCACAGCAATAGAACATATGCAGAAATTTCCAATGGCAGTCAAGACCTTCAGAAAACAGAAACCAACAATCAACATCAAATTTCCAAAAAGATGTAGTGTgcaaaaaatgataattttacaCACTTCAGTGGATGGAAACAAACATGGAAAATTTGCCTATAACAAATAACATACACTGACAGATGAAATGAATAGATTCCCATAGTTTCAGAGTAATATCAATGTTTTGATAGCGGTATTGAGTGCAACAATTGGATTTACAATCCACACCTTCTGAAAGTGCCCAACTTGATTAGTGGAGTCTACAAGGTGGGCGGCTTTTCCGAAGAAGGTGTGCACACCAGTGGCGATGACCATTGCTTCTATCTCCCCTTGTTTGACTGTAGAACCTGAGTATATACCATCCCCGGGGCTTTTTGTCACGGGAAGGGATTCCCCTGTTAGAGCGGACTGTAACAGAAAAATAGTAAATAATCAGTTGAGCGACAGAAAGACAAGTATAAAAAAGTAAAACATATAAGCCAGAGTCGGACCTGGTCGATTTTCAAAGGATCACCCTCTAGGAGTCGAGCATCAGCTGGTATAATATCTCCCAACTTTATGCTAATTATGTCCCCTGGAACAAGAATGGCGGCATCTTCCTCAACCCATTGCCCATCTCGCAGAACCTATACATTTTTCATTAAAACATACTTTCAATCGAATGAAATAATTGCAATTTCTGCAAAATTTGTACGTAGAATTACACAAAATACGTTATGCAATTAGACCAAATAACATTTAACCACCTTCGCTTTCGGAGCAAGACGAGCCATGAGGGCAGCAGCAGCATTTCCAGCATTGTTTTCCTCGATGAAACTAATGGTGGAGTTGATTATAAGAAGAGTAATGATACCAACAAAATCCTGCCAATCTGGTGGTTTCCCCTGCAAAGTACTCCCCAAGTAATTAAATTCATTAAACGGAAAAAGAAGGATTCGTAAAATATGGAAAAATTCCACAAATATTGACGAATTTAATTATTGAAAAAGGCTTATCAAAACAGCAAACCAGCGTTGACCAGAAATCAAAAgcgaaaaaaaaaaaccgatAGACGCATACAAAAATAGTTTAATTTCAAACAGGCGAATAAGTTATTCTATGCTGTTTAGCATTTAATATCGCGACGACCACTGGAGTAgcaaaagattattaaaaattttaatcataaTATTCTATGTTGTTTAGCATTATTCAAATAGTTAACTACAACTTTGCTGCATGCACAGTATATAGTTAAATTAAGTGACGGAGaacaccacacacacacacacacaacgaAAAGCAAAAATTATAatcattattattaaaaaaagaaaagcaCTAACTCCTCCATTAGCGAGAGCAATGGCCATAATTGCCGCAGCTTCCATCACCCATGACAAAGGATTCCACATAAACCCTAAAAACTTCAGAATCTTGCTCTCCTGCAATTATCCATATTTTTTCCGCAAAAAAATACATAACCAGAAGAAAAATAGCGTATAACTAAATTTCGGaaataacataaaaatataaaaactaaCCTCCTTCTCTTCGAGCTTGTTGTGACCAAAGATTTCGAGCCTTCTGTTAGCATCCTCAGATGACAGCCCCTCTCTTGTGCATCTCAGATTCTCAAACACCTCTTCGATCGGTATGTTCTCCTGAAACCGTAGTAGTATTCACCAACAAATCAAAAAAACAGAGGAAACATGCAACAACACAAAACAGAGGAAAAAACGAAGTAAATCCAAAGTCCAAACCAAATCCACGGCTTCTCTCTTAAGAGCCTCCATAGCTTCATCCTTCGCCGTCatatcaacaacaaacaagcacaGTAAACTCTCAATCAATCCAAATCGAGATATGAATACAATCAGGAGTAAAGTCTAAAGGCATCCGTACGTCAGAATGAAACCGAAAAAGCTCGCTAAATCACAAGAGGATAAAGAGAGAAGAAATGTAGAAAGTGTGGGTGAGAAATAGGAATTTTGAAGGAATCGAGCAGTTAAGTTCTCTGCATATATTCGCAGCACCATTCGGTCACGCGCTAACGCGCATCCCTGTCGCGTGAGTGGAAAAAGGGAAATAATCTATAATATATATGTTGGTGGAACAGATGTTCATTGAGTTTTCTTTTTTCTGGAACAAAGGTTTTTTTATTTGGTGTGACCTGTAATACTAATGGCCGTGTACCTGTACTTGTCAAGTACATCCCCATCCCAACTATTCCTCCGTTTGACTAGCATATATTTGGGTATCCACAGCGATGAATATTATCCTTGTcatgtcatccaaatattttTTCTGTTGAAATATTCACCATTGTATATCATTGAATTGTGTGTCACAACAATACCCGGTTACTAATTTGTAACCgaatattgtaattttttttaatttcttaaaACAAGCGTGATTGATACGCGCTTGTTTGTTGGGTTGTGATGGGTCGAgcttctttgtttttttttttttagagctTTTTTTTTTGGGTCAAGCTGGGTCGAGGTGGGGTCGAGGTGAAGATCTTGGGTCGAGAGTCAAGCTCTTCACCTCGACCCAAACTCTTCACTTTATGAAGACCTTCTTCACCTCGACCCAAGCTCTTCATAATTGTAATTGTGAAGAGCTTGGGTCGAGTAATTGTGAAGATCTTGGGTCTCGGCAAGATTTTCACTCGACCCAAACTCTTCACAATTGTGAAGAGCTTGGGTCTCGACAGCTTGGGTCCCCAAGCTCCTCACAATTGTGAAGAGCTTGGGTGGGTCGAGGTGAAGCTCTTCACCTCGACCCaagcattttttttttcattttttttatttatttaattatatttaattattatgtgAAATATAAATGGACAATTGAatggaaaaaaatatttcaataaaaatataatactaaataatagataaaaataattaaagtggttaaaagattttatttaaatgaaaaaaaaatattaattaaagtgACAGTGGGACCCATAAATATTTGGTTGGTGTGATATTTTATTGTGAAATATGAGATATTTGAGTAGAGAAATATTTGATTGATGATGTGGATTATGGGGTCCACAAATATTTGAAGGAAATATTTGTGTTATTGTGGATGGCCTTATAGTTTAAAATGAATAaactacaaaaataaaaaataaaattaatagatAAATCACGAAAATTTTTGTAAGATCGTCTCGAAAATTAATTTCAtgaga is a genomic window containing:
- the LOC140822089 gene encoding plasma membrane ATPase 1-like, which codes for MTAKDEAMEALKREAVDLENIPIEEVFENLRCTREGLSSEDANRRLEIFGHNKLEEKEESKILKFLGFMWNPLSWVMEAAAIMAIALANGGGKPPDWQDFVGIITLLIINSTISFIEENNAGNAAAALMARLAPKAKVLRDGQWVEEDAAILVPGDIISIKLGDIIPADARLLEGDPLKIDQSALTGESLPVTKSPGDGIYSGSTVKQGEIEAMVIATGVHTFFGKAAHLVDSTNQVGHFQKVLTAIGNFCICSIAVGMIIEIIVMYPIQHRPYRPGIDNLLVLLIGGIPIAMPTVLSVTMAIGSHRLSQQGAITKRMTAIEEMAGMDVLCSDKTGTLTLNKLTVDKSLIEVFSKGVDVDTIVLMAARASRMENQDAIDTAIVGMLADPKEARAGIQEVHFLPFNPTDKRTALTYFDSEGNWHRVSKGAPEQILHLAHNKSEIERRVHSVIDKFAERGLRSLGVAYQEVPEGRKESPGGPWKFIGLLPLFDPPRHDSAETIRRALNLGVNVKMITGDQLAIGKETGRRLGMGTNMYPSSTLLGHNKDESIATLPVDELIEKADGFAGVFPEHKYEIVKRLQAMKHICGMTGDGVNDAPALKKADIGIAVADATDAARSASDIVLTEPGLSVIISAVLTSRAIFQRMKNYTIYAVSITIRIVLGFMLLALIWKFDFPPFMVLIIAILNDGTIMTISKDRVKPSPLPDSWKLAEIFTTGIILGSYLAMMTVIFFWAAYDTNFFTRVFGVASLEKKFHPNFRKMASAIYLQVSIISQALIFVTRSRSWSFAERPGLLLIGAFLAAQLVATLIAVYANWSFSAIEGIGWGWAGVIWLYNVVCYIPLDFIKFIIRYVLSGRAWDLVFEQRIAFTRKKDFGKEERELKWAQAQRTLHGLHPPETQLGERSNYNDLNQIAEEAKRRADMARLRELHTLKGHVESVVKLKNLDINTIQQSYTV